A single region of the Nicotiana sylvestris chromosome 6, ASM39365v2, whole genome shotgun sequence genome encodes:
- the LOC104226177 gene encoding arginine--tRNA ligase, cytoplasmic-like isoform X1: MSSFTLSLKLPPLLSLSPPPSAQLLYSNFSPFSLNTRILRATSRRFFSAVEVSSKTISTMETDKESIGSLKQQLAKLFEESLRAAFPDISDVPPLVAICNDPKNGDYQCNNAMSLWNKIKGKGTQFKGPQPVGKAIVENLPGSDMIENCSIAGPGFINIVLARQWIAKSVQKMLIDGIETWAPKLPVKRTVVDFSSPNIAKEMHVGHLRSTIIGDTLARMLEFSNVEVLRRNHVGDWGTQFGMLIEFLFEKFPNWEAGSTPAIGDLEAFYKASKQRFDSDPDFKERAQKAVVSLQGGEEKYRKAWAQICEISRKEFQKVYERLGVHLEEKGESFYNPYIPKALELLNEKGLIEESEGARVIFIEGKKIPLIVVKRDGGFNYASTDLTALWYRLNEEKADWMIYVTDVGQREHFEMFFSAAKRAGWLPSNENDYPKASHVGFGLVLGEDGKRFRTRSTEVVKLVDLLDEAKSRCKLALEERGKAKEWTAEELDQTAEAVGYGAVKYADLKNNRLTNYTFNFDQMLSDKGNTAVYLLYAHARICSIIRKSGRDIEELKKSGAMDLAHQDERMLGLHLLQFPEIVEEACTNLLPNLLCEYLYKLSEDFTKFYTNCQVVGSAEETSRLLLCEATAVVMRKCFHLLGITPVYKI, translated from the exons ATGAGTAGCTTTACCTTGTCACTCAAACTTCCACCTTTGCTTTCACTTTCTCCGCCTCCCTCTGCTCAGCTCCTATACTCCAATTTCTCTCCTTTTTCTCTCAATACCC GTATTCTCAGAGCAACATCTAGGAGATTTTTCAGTGCGGTAGAAGTATCTTCAAAGACAATATCAACAATGGAAACT GATAAAGAAAGTATTGGGAGTCTAAAGCAGCAATTAGCGAAGCTATTTGAGGAATCACTTCGAGCAGCATTCCCTGATATTTCAGATGTGCCGCCTTTGGTTGCTATTTGCAATGATCCAAAAAATGGCGACTACCAATG CAATAATGCAATGAGCTTGTGGAATAAAATTAAAGGCAAAGGTACACAGTTCAAGGGTCCTCAACCTGTTGGAAAG GCAATTGTAGAAAATCTTCCTGGGTCGGACATGATAGAGAATTGCTCTATAGCAGGACCTGGTTTCATTAATATTGTATTAGCAAGGCAATGGATAGCAAAG AGCGTTCAAAAGATGCTAATAGATGGCATCGAGACATGGGCACCGAAGCTTCCTGTTAAAAGGACGGTTGTTGACTTTTCATCACCCAACATAGCAAAAGAGATGCATGTCGGTCATTTAAGATCTACTATTATTGGAGACACTTTAGCCCGTATGCTGGAGTTTTCCAATGTTGAAGTTCTTCGGAGAAACCATGTGGGTGACTGGGGCACACAG TTTGGAATGTTAATTGAGTTCCTTTTTGAAAAATTTCCTAACTGGGAAGCTGGTAGTACTCCAGCGATTGGAGATCTGGAG GCATTCTATAAGGCGTCAAAACAAAGATTTGATAGTGATCCTGATTTTAAGGAAAGGGCGCAAAAGGCAGTTGTTAGTCTTCAG GGTGGGGAGGAGAAGTATAGGAAGGCATGGGCGCAAATATGTGAAATCAGCCGAAAAGAATTTCAGAAGGTGTATGAGAGACTTGGAGTTCACTTAGAGGAAAAG GGTGAAAGCTTTTATAATCCATATATTCCCAAGGCTCTGGAGTTGCTTAATGAGAAAGGATTAATTGAAGAAAGTGAAGGAGCTCGTGTTATCTTTATTGAAGGGAAGAAAATACCTCTTATTGTTGTGAAGAGGGATGGTGGTTTCAACTATGCCTCAACAGATCTTACTGCTCTATG GTATCGGCTTAATGAAGAAAAAGCAGACTGGATGATATATGTGACTGACGTTGGCCAGCGAGAGCACTTTGAAATGTTCTTTTCT gCTGCAAAACGTGCGGGTTGGCTTCCCTCAAACGAGAATGATTATCCCAAAGCTAGTCATGTAGGATTTGGTCTAGTTTTAGGAGAAGACGGGAAACGGTTCCGTACGCGAAGTACTGAGGTGGTGAAGCTTGTTGATTTGCTTGATGAGGCCAAAAGCCGGTGTAAATTAGCACTTGAAGAAAGAG GTAAGGCTAAAGAATGGACAGCTGAGGAACTGGATCAAACTGCTGAAGCAGTAGGATACGGTGCTGTTAA ATATGCTGACCTGAAGAACAACAGGTTGACTAATTACACTTTCAATTTCGATCAGATGCTTAGTGATAAG GGAAATACCGCTGTGTATTTGCTGTATGCACATGCTCGCATTTGTTCAATTATCAGGAAATCCGGTAGAGATATAGAGGAGTTAAAAAAG AGTGGGGCGATGGATTTGGCTCATCAAGATGAACGCATGTTAGGACTCCATTTGCTCCAATTTCCTGAA ATTGTTGAAGAAGCTTGTACCAATCTTTTGCCCAACTTGTTGTGTGAATATCTTTACAAATTATCTGAAGACTTCACTAAATTCTATACCAACTGTCAG GTGGTTGGCTCAGCGGAGGAAACAAGCAGGCTCTTGCTATGCGAGGCAACAGCAGTTGTCATGAGAAAGTGTTTCCATCTTTTGGGTATCACTCCTGTTTACAAAATTTGA
- the LOC104226177 gene encoding arginine--tRNA ligase, chloroplastic/mitochondrial-like isoform X2 encodes METDKESIGSLKQQLAKLFEESLRAAFPDISDVPPLVAICNDPKNGDYQCNNAMSLWNKIKGKGTQFKGPQPVGKAIVENLPGSDMIENCSIAGPGFINIVLARQWIAKSVQKMLIDGIETWAPKLPVKRTVVDFSSPNIAKEMHVGHLRSTIIGDTLARMLEFSNVEVLRRNHVGDWGTQFGMLIEFLFEKFPNWEAGSTPAIGDLEAFYKASKQRFDSDPDFKERAQKAVVSLQGGEEKYRKAWAQICEISRKEFQKVYERLGVHLEEKGESFYNPYIPKALELLNEKGLIEESEGARVIFIEGKKIPLIVVKRDGGFNYASTDLTALWYRLNEEKADWMIYVTDVGQREHFEMFFSAAKRAGWLPSNENDYPKASHVGFGLVLGEDGKRFRTRSTEVVKLVDLLDEAKSRCKLALEERGKAKEWTAEELDQTAEAVGYGAVKYADLKNNRLTNYTFNFDQMLSDKGNTAVYLLYAHARICSIIRKSGRDIEELKKSGAMDLAHQDERMLGLHLLQFPEIVEEACTNLLPNLLCEYLYKLSEDFTKFYTNCQVVGSAEETSRLLLCEATAVVMRKCFHLLGITPVYKI; translated from the exons ATGGAAACT GATAAAGAAAGTATTGGGAGTCTAAAGCAGCAATTAGCGAAGCTATTTGAGGAATCACTTCGAGCAGCATTCCCTGATATTTCAGATGTGCCGCCTTTGGTTGCTATTTGCAATGATCCAAAAAATGGCGACTACCAATG CAATAATGCAATGAGCTTGTGGAATAAAATTAAAGGCAAAGGTACACAGTTCAAGGGTCCTCAACCTGTTGGAAAG GCAATTGTAGAAAATCTTCCTGGGTCGGACATGATAGAGAATTGCTCTATAGCAGGACCTGGTTTCATTAATATTGTATTAGCAAGGCAATGGATAGCAAAG AGCGTTCAAAAGATGCTAATAGATGGCATCGAGACATGGGCACCGAAGCTTCCTGTTAAAAGGACGGTTGTTGACTTTTCATCACCCAACATAGCAAAAGAGATGCATGTCGGTCATTTAAGATCTACTATTATTGGAGACACTTTAGCCCGTATGCTGGAGTTTTCCAATGTTGAAGTTCTTCGGAGAAACCATGTGGGTGACTGGGGCACACAG TTTGGAATGTTAATTGAGTTCCTTTTTGAAAAATTTCCTAACTGGGAAGCTGGTAGTACTCCAGCGATTGGAGATCTGGAG GCATTCTATAAGGCGTCAAAACAAAGATTTGATAGTGATCCTGATTTTAAGGAAAGGGCGCAAAAGGCAGTTGTTAGTCTTCAG GGTGGGGAGGAGAAGTATAGGAAGGCATGGGCGCAAATATGTGAAATCAGCCGAAAAGAATTTCAGAAGGTGTATGAGAGACTTGGAGTTCACTTAGAGGAAAAG GGTGAAAGCTTTTATAATCCATATATTCCCAAGGCTCTGGAGTTGCTTAATGAGAAAGGATTAATTGAAGAAAGTGAAGGAGCTCGTGTTATCTTTATTGAAGGGAAGAAAATACCTCTTATTGTTGTGAAGAGGGATGGTGGTTTCAACTATGCCTCAACAGATCTTACTGCTCTATG GTATCGGCTTAATGAAGAAAAAGCAGACTGGATGATATATGTGACTGACGTTGGCCAGCGAGAGCACTTTGAAATGTTCTTTTCT gCTGCAAAACGTGCGGGTTGGCTTCCCTCAAACGAGAATGATTATCCCAAAGCTAGTCATGTAGGATTTGGTCTAGTTTTAGGAGAAGACGGGAAACGGTTCCGTACGCGAAGTACTGAGGTGGTGAAGCTTGTTGATTTGCTTGATGAGGCCAAAAGCCGGTGTAAATTAGCACTTGAAGAAAGAG GTAAGGCTAAAGAATGGACAGCTGAGGAACTGGATCAAACTGCTGAAGCAGTAGGATACGGTGCTGTTAA ATATGCTGACCTGAAGAACAACAGGTTGACTAATTACACTTTCAATTTCGATCAGATGCTTAGTGATAAG GGAAATACCGCTGTGTATTTGCTGTATGCACATGCTCGCATTTGTTCAATTATCAGGAAATCCGGTAGAGATATAGAGGAGTTAAAAAAG AGTGGGGCGATGGATTTGGCTCATCAAGATGAACGCATGTTAGGACTCCATTTGCTCCAATTTCCTGAA ATTGTTGAAGAAGCTTGTACCAATCTTTTGCCCAACTTGTTGTGTGAATATCTTTACAAATTATCTGAAGACTTCACTAAATTCTATACCAACTGTCAG GTGGTTGGCTCAGCGGAGGAAACAAGCAGGCTCTTGCTATGCGAGGCAACAGCAGTTGTCATGAGAAAGTGTTTCCATCTTTTGGGTATCACTCCTGTTTACAAAATTTGA